From Micromonospora sp. NBC_01699, a single genomic window includes:
- a CDS encoding MBL fold metallo-hydrolase encodes MCAETEQKYLRSNVIIEPLVDRFYAWLYTVAPVQAAMNLANVQMPLLESYLHSPQVHVAASHNPQLRGGYFVNIEESRADEVAALVDTIKRDRADMLDFAAAVAEAEDLVRENATGFDLSPLYPKLPAALNGLVELAYDTSNQPSVRFLEPLLYRSPAYDERRQSIQVSLDEGVERPFILSTPRLARPGVLDLAIPFRHPGLEALVRARVKPTTLTALREALELDDEQAALLDTMLTDQPSLVPDRHITRGGRIRYFGHACLVLQTPEAAIVTDPFISTDNTKGGDRYTLDDLPDFIDLVLITHGHQDHIVLETLLQLRGRVGKVVVPRTSRGNLVDPSMGLYMKHIGLPVVEVDDFDEVPFPGGTVVATPFLGEHADLDIRGKSTYSVRLAGASVFIGADSSGIDPTLYRYIRERVGKIDMAFLGMECDGAPLTWLYQGLITKPVSKKMSDSRKLSGSNAAQAAAIMMELGADDACIYAMGEESWQGHVMATTYTEDTYQLKQIDEFLAWCSGRGITAEHLLNKREWSW; translated from the coding sequence ATGTGCGCTGAGACCGAACAAAAGTATCTTCGCTCCAATGTGATCATCGAGCCGCTGGTGGACCGGTTCTACGCCTGGCTGTACACGGTTGCCCCCGTGCAGGCGGCAATGAACCTGGCCAACGTGCAGATGCCGCTACTGGAGTCGTACCTGCACTCGCCGCAGGTGCATGTCGCGGCCAGCCACAACCCGCAGCTGCGGGGCGGCTACTTCGTGAACATTGAGGAGTCCCGGGCCGACGAGGTGGCCGCGCTCGTCGACACGATCAAGCGGGATCGGGCGGACATGCTGGACTTCGCGGCCGCCGTTGCCGAGGCGGAGGATCTGGTACGGGAGAACGCCACCGGCTTCGACCTGTCGCCGTTGTATCCGAAGCTGCCGGCGGCGCTGAACGGGCTCGTCGAGCTGGCCTACGACACCAGCAACCAGCCGTCGGTCCGGTTCCTTGAGCCGCTGCTCTACCGGAGCCCGGCCTACGACGAGCGCCGCCAGTCGATCCAGGTCTCGCTGGACGAAGGCGTGGAGCGGCCGTTCATCCTCAGCACTCCCCGCCTGGCCCGGCCCGGTGTGCTCGACCTCGCGATCCCGTTCCGTCACCCGGGCCTTGAAGCGCTGGTCCGGGCGCGGGTCAAGCCCACCACGCTGACCGCACTGCGCGAGGCACTGGAGCTCGACGACGAGCAGGCCGCCCTGCTGGACACCATGCTCACCGACCAGCCGAGCCTCGTCCCGGACCGGCACATCACCAGGGGAGGCCGGATCCGCTACTTCGGCCACGCGTGCCTGGTGCTGCAAACGCCCGAGGCGGCCATCGTCACTGATCCGTTCATCAGTACGGACAACACCAAGGGCGGCGACCGCTACACCCTCGACGACCTGCCCGACTTCATCGACCTGGTGCTGATCACCCACGGCCACCAGGACCACATCGTGCTGGAGACCCTCCTGCAACTGCGCGGCCGGGTCGGCAAGGTGGTGGTGCCCCGGACGTCTCGCGGCAATCTGGTCGACCCGTCGATGGGCCTGTACATGAAGCACATCGGCCTGCCCGTGGTGGAGGTGGACGACTTCGACGAGGTTCCCTTCCCCGGCGGTACGGTGGTGGCCACGCCGTTCCTCGGCGAGCACGCCGACCTCGACATCCGGGGCAAGTCCACGTACTCGGTGCGGCTTGCCGGTGCGTCGGTGTTCATCGGCGCGGACTCCTCGGGCATCGATCCCACGCTCTATCGCTACATCCGTGAGCGGGTCGGAAAGATCGATATGGCCTTCCTCGGCATGGAGTGCGACGGCGCCCCGCTGACCTGGCTCTACCAGGGGCTGATCACCAAGCCGGTGAGCAAGAAGATGAGCGACTCCCGCAAGCTGTCCGGCTCCAACGCGGCCCAGGCGGCCGCGATCATGATGGAGCTCGGCGCGGACGATGCCTGTATCTACGCGATGGGCGAGGAGTCCTGGCAGGGGCACGTGATGGCGACGACGTACACCGAGGACACCTACCAACTCAAGCAGATCGACGAGTTCCTGGCCTGGTGTTCCGGGCGCGGCATCACCGCCGAGCACCTCCTCAACAAGCGAGAGTGGAGCTGGTGA
- a CDS encoding ParB N-terminal domain-containing protein → MSISSFHDRGPTIQHLDILKGGAAQTCRIPVRTLLPADSPRSEGEDQEHIQVLAAVEAKLPPIIVHRATMRVIDGMHRLAAAKLRNDETIEVRFFEGTEQEAFVLAVKANISHGRPLSLTDRTSAAERIIVSHPAWSDRAIAVAAGISARLVGNLRRRLAVEDDSFDEARSRVGRDGRVRPLDNAEGRLKAAEVIREFPMASLREIGKRAGISPATASDVRKRIERGEDPVPGNNERAERRPARQPARRSVDSANEPDIEAMLQGLRVDPSLRFSEAGRDLLRWILSKALRPGEWGHVSDGLPPHTTYILADVARRCADEWCEIADDLDQRSRRMA, encoded by the coding sequence ATGTCCATCAGTTCATTCCATGACCGCGGCCCCACCATCCAGCATCTGGATATCCTAAAAGGTGGTGCGGCTCAGACGTGCCGAATACCGGTGCGCACCCTGCTGCCTGCGGATTCCCCGCGTAGCGAGGGTGAGGATCAGGAACACATTCAGGTGCTGGCCGCCGTGGAGGCGAAACTTCCGCCCATCATCGTGCACCGGGCGACGATGAGGGTAATTGACGGAATGCACCGACTCGCGGCGGCCAAGCTGCGCAATGACGAGACGATCGAGGTCCGGTTCTTCGAAGGCACCGAGCAGGAAGCCTTCGTGTTGGCGGTGAAGGCCAATATCTCCCACGGGCGGCCGCTGTCCCTGACCGACCGGACGAGCGCCGCCGAGCGCATCATCGTCTCCCACCCGGCCTGGTCGGATCGCGCCATCGCGGTGGCCGCGGGGATCAGCGCCCGACTGGTGGGCAATCTGCGTCGCCGCCTGGCGGTGGAGGACGACTCGTTCGACGAGGCGCGATCACGGGTCGGGCGCGACGGGCGGGTGCGTCCGCTGGACAACGCGGAGGGGCGACTCAAGGCCGCCGAGGTGATCCGCGAGTTTCCGATGGCGTCGCTGCGCGAGATCGGCAAGCGTGCCGGGATCTCCCCCGCAACCGCCAGTGACGTGCGCAAGCGGATCGAGCGAGGGGAAGACCCGGTCCCGGGTAACAACGAACGGGCGGAGCGTCGGCCGGCGCGCCAGCCGGCCCGCCGGAGTGTCGACTCGGCCAACGAGCCGGACATCGAGGCGATGCTACAGGGCCTGCGGGTCGACCCGTCGCTACGGTTCAGTGAGGCCGGCCGGGACCTGCTGCGCTGGATCCTATCCAAGGCACTGCGCCCCGGCGAATGGGGGCATGTAAGTGACGGACTACCACCGCACACCACCTATATCCTGGCCGACGTCGCCCGCCGGTGCGCCGATGAATGGTGCGAGATCGCGGACGACCTCGACCAGCGCTCGCGCCGTATGGCCTGA
- a CDS encoding alpha/beta fold hydrolase, with translation MPFVTTNGVTLSYQSDGAGDPVLLIMGSSAAGHVWTIHQTPALHRAGYRTVIFHNRGIPPSSVPPGDYTLEELATDTAGLIETLDLGPCHIVGTSLGAIVAQEVAIRWPHLVRSAVLIATRARTDVLRAKMSLADKALRESGIALPAPYRAARTALEMLSPATLNDEEAVGNWLDIFELSGGQDVAVGQEAVIDNLGDRRPALGRITVPCRAIAFSDDLICPPHLVAETAEAIPGCDLVQIDGCGHIGYLERPDEVNGAILEFLQKY, from the coding sequence GTGCCCTTCGTAACGACCAACGGGGTCACCCTGTCGTACCAGAGCGACGGCGCGGGTGATCCGGTCCTGCTCATCATGGGGTCGTCGGCCGCCGGTCACGTGTGGACCATCCATCAGACCCCGGCGCTCCACCGGGCGGGCTATCGGACGGTCATCTTCCACAACCGAGGTATTCCGCCGTCGTCGGTCCCGCCCGGCGACTACACCCTTGAGGAGCTCGCCACCGACACGGCGGGCCTGATAGAGACCCTCGACCTCGGTCCGTGCCACATCGTCGGCACCTCGCTTGGTGCGATCGTCGCCCAGGAGGTGGCGATCCGATGGCCCCACCTGGTGCGCTCGGCGGTCCTGATCGCCACCCGCGCCCGCACCGACGTGCTACGGGCAAAGATGTCCCTGGCCGACAAGGCGTTGCGGGAGAGCGGCATCGCGCTGCCGGCCCCGTACCGGGCCGCGCGGACCGCGCTGGAGATGTTGTCCCCGGCGACCCTCAACGACGAGGAGGCCGTCGGCAACTGGCTCGACATTTTCGAGCTCTCCGGTGGCCAGGACGTCGCCGTCGGCCAAGAGGCCGTCATTGACAATCTCGGCGACCGCCGGCCGGCCCTGGGTCGGATCACCGTGCCGTGCCGGGCCATTGCCTTCAGTGACGACCTGATCTGCCCACCCCACCTCGTCGCGGAGACGGCGGAGGCCATTCCCGGCTGCGACCTGGTACAGATCGACGGCTGCGGCCACATTGGCTATCTGGAACGCCCGGACGAGGTGAACGGTGCGATCCTCGAATTCCTTCAGAAGTACTGA
- a CDS encoding ABC transporter ATP-binding protein — protein sequence MTKGPDVRWRTVRRILPYVVKYRGMLSLLLLLTVLEAAIVAAGPLILKAIVDNGILPGRTSVVGWLCLAVVGLALLDAAITYGGGWLSGRVGEGLVYDLRTQVFTHVQQQSVAFFTRAETGALMSRLNTDVIGARQAVTTLLSNAAGTTLTLVFVVGTMIYLSWQLALISLVLIPIFLPPVQLLARRVQRLTRQTMQLDAELSSMMSERFNVSGAILAKLFGRPEEESRLFAARAARLRDVVARTVVQSRMMGILVSVVTALITAVVYGVGGVLTIEGTVQIGTLVAMAALLARLYGPVNEISEIHVAALTTALSFERLFELLDLEPQVRERPGARVLPVPPDGSAPDVRFEEVNFRYPTAADLPLGSLESITIPEPDRPVDRWTLQDLSFHAPAGKLTALVGPSGAGKSTITHLVQRLYDPQAGTVRLGGHDLRDLTLQSVRDAICTVTQDAHLFHDTLRANLLYARSEATEQELIDACVAAQIWDAVQALPNGLDTVVGERGYRFSGGERQRLALARLLVKSASVVVLDEATAHLDSESELSIQRALSNALAGRTSLVIAHRLSTIREADQILVIDQGRVREQGTHDELLLAGGLYAELYRTQFAEQAGDVPAIAS from the coding sequence TTGACGAAAGGACCGGACGTCCGGTGGCGTACGGTCCGGCGCATCCTGCCGTACGTCGTGAAATACCGCGGGATGCTGAGCCTGCTGCTGCTGCTCACGGTCCTGGAGGCGGCGATCGTCGCGGCCGGCCCGCTGATCCTCAAGGCCATCGTCGATAACGGCATCCTGCCCGGTCGCACATCGGTCGTGGGGTGGCTGTGCCTGGCCGTCGTGGGCCTCGCCCTGCTCGACGCGGCGATCACGTACGGCGGCGGCTGGCTCTCCGGAAGGGTCGGCGAGGGCCTCGTCTACGACCTGCGCACCCAGGTCTTCACCCACGTCCAACAGCAATCGGTGGCGTTCTTCACCCGGGCCGAGACCGGTGCCCTGATGAGCCGGCTCAACACGGACGTGATCGGTGCCCGGCAGGCGGTGACCACCCTGCTGTCCAACGCGGCCGGCACGACACTCACGCTGGTGTTCGTCGTCGGAACGATGATCTACCTGTCGTGGCAACTGGCCCTGATCTCGCTGGTGCTGATCCCGATCTTCCTGCCACCGGTCCAGCTGCTGGCCCGCCGGGTGCAGCGGCTCACGCGGCAGACGATGCAGCTCGACGCCGAACTCAGTTCGATGATGAGCGAACGGTTCAACGTCTCGGGCGCCATCCTCGCCAAGCTCTTCGGCCGCCCCGAGGAGGAGTCCCGCCTGTTCGCCGCTCGGGCGGCTCGGCTGCGCGATGTCGTAGCCCGTACCGTGGTGCAGAGCCGGATGATGGGCATCCTGGTCAGCGTGGTGACCGCGCTGATCACCGCGGTGGTCTACGGCGTGGGCGGCGTCCTGACCATCGAGGGCACCGTCCAGATCGGCACCCTTGTCGCGATGGCCGCCCTGCTGGCCCGGCTGTACGGGCCGGTAAACGAGATCTCCGAGATCCACGTCGCGGCGCTGACCACCGCACTCAGCTTCGAGCGCCTGTTCGAGCTGCTCGACCTAGAGCCGCAGGTCCGCGAGCGGCCCGGCGCCCGGGTGCTGCCGGTGCCACCGGACGGCTCGGCACCGGACGTCCGCTTCGAAGAGGTCAACTTCCGCTATCCCACGGCGGCCGATCTGCCGCTCGGCTCGCTGGAGTCCATCACGATTCCGGAGCCGGACCGGCCAGTGGACCGGTGGACTCTGCAAGACCTGTCGTTCCACGCCCCGGCCGGCAAGCTCACCGCGCTGGTCGGCCCGTCCGGCGCCGGCAAGTCGACCATCACCCACCTGGTGCAGCGGCTGTACGACCCGCAGGCCGGAACGGTGCGCCTCGGCGGTCACGACCTGCGTGACCTGACCCTGCAATCGGTGCGCGACGCGATCTGCACGGTGACCCAGGACGCGCATCTGTTCCACGACACGCTTCGGGCCAACCTACTGTACGCCCGATCCGAGGCGACCGAGCAGGAGCTGATCGACGCGTGCGTGGCAGCGCAGATCTGGGACGCCGTGCAGGCCCTTCCGAACGGGCTGGACACCGTGGTCGGCGAGCGCGGGTACCGCTTCTCCGGGGGAGAAAGACAGCGGCTGGCGTTGGCCCGCCTGCTGGTGAAGTCCGCGTCGGTTGTCGTACTCGACGAGGCCACCGCGCACCTGGACTCGGAGTCGGAGCTGTCGATCCAGCGCGCCCTGAGTAACGCGCTGGCCGGCCGCACCTCCCTGGTGATCGCGCACCGGCTGTCGACCATCCGGGAGGCGGACCAGATTCTGGTCATCGACCAGGGACGGGTCCGGGAGCAGGGCACCCACGACGAACTGCTGCTGGCCGGTGGGCTCTACGCCGAGCTGTACCGGACCCAGTTCGCCGAGCAGGCCGGGGATGTCCCGGCGATCGCCTCGTAA
- the hppD gene encoding 4-hydroxyphenylpyruvate dioxygenase, protein MSAQSLAYVELYVDDPVSVQHYFVTAMGFTHVADSVTDRRTSALLRQGDVDLIVTSGPVTAQFLAQHGDGIADIALTCDDVQATSAAARAAGARVSVVDGQPVISDFGAVRHTLVPAGNIGRDPAHRVWTPQPGAPTRPGGHVRLLDHVAICVAGGSLQAVADFYGAGLGLARFSSEYVDVGGQAMDSVVVRSATGEVTFTLVAPDVTRNPGQLDAFLERNDGPGVQHLAFLVDEILPAVAQFRERGVTFLSTPPTYYDMLGERFPEMAAEIGALREANVLADRDEWGYLLQLFSRSPYDRNTLFYELIQRRGSRGFGSRNIRALYEAVERDRLVTE, encoded by the coding sequence ATGAGCGCCCAGTCCCTGGCGTATGTCGAGCTGTACGTCGACGATCCGGTATCCGTTCAGCACTACTTCGTGACGGCCATGGGCTTCACCCATGTCGCGGACTCGGTCACTGACCGCCGAACCTCCGCGCTGCTCCGTCAGGGGGACGTGGACCTGATCGTCACGTCCGGCCCGGTCACGGCACAGTTTCTGGCCCAACACGGCGACGGCATCGCCGACATCGCCCTGACCTGTGACGACGTCCAGGCGACGAGTGCCGCCGCACGCGCGGCCGGTGCCCGGGTGAGCGTCGTCGACGGCCAGCCGGTGATCTCCGACTTCGGCGCCGTACGGCACACACTGGTTCCGGCCGGCAACATCGGTCGGGACCCGGCGCACCGCGTCTGGACGCCGCAGCCCGGCGCGCCGACTCGGCCGGGCGGGCATGTTCGGCTGCTCGACCACGTCGCGATCTGCGTGGCCGGCGGCTCGCTCCAGGCGGTCGCCGACTTCTACGGTGCGGGTCTCGGCCTGGCCCGGTTCTCCAGCGAGTACGTCGACGTCGGTGGCCAGGCGATGGACTCGGTGGTGGTGCGCAGCGCCACCGGCGAGGTCACGTTCACGCTCGTCGCGCCGGACGTGACCCGCAACCCGGGTCAGCTCGACGCCTTCCTGGAGCGCAACGACGGGCCCGGGGTGCAGCACCTGGCATTCCTGGTCGACGAGATCCTGCCTGCTGTCGCGCAGTTCCGGGAGCGGGGTGTGACGTTCCTGAGCACTCCGCCGACGTACTACGACATGCTCGGCGAGCGGTTCCCGGAGATGGCAGCCGAGATCGGCGCGCTACGGGAGGCGAACGTGCTGGCCGACCGGGACGAGTGGGGATACCTGCTGCAACTGTTCTCCCGGTCACCGTACGACCGCAACACCCTGTTCTACGAGCTCATCCAGCGTCGCGGTTCGCGCGGATTCGGCTCACGGAACATCCGTGCACTGTACGAAGCCGTGGAGCGTGACCGTCTGGTCACGGAATGA